Proteins encoded in a region of the Falco rusticolus isolate bFalRus1 chromosome 12, bFalRus1.pri, whole genome shotgun sequence genome:
- the MKKS gene encoding McKusick-Kaufman/Bardet-Biedl syndromes putative chaperonin — MSRLEAKKPLLFISEPLNKDTVSQSLSLLTGILKSCYGPAGRLKQLHNGVGGYVCTTSQSSAILSRLSVSHRVLSVLMASVQNHISRFSDCGLFTAILCCSLIENFKSLNVAPCIVIKISKHLLSLCMDYLKSEACGCRIRVDFSSVETLLCLVRSILTSKPACMLNKTEVDHLSTLILKAFLFTVPCHVESNAVLGKCVIVPVKGRRVVDSVVLPGLLIETPEIQLAKPPTVKRTCSNMIRIALFCVSMSGDSFNPEEGTITVHHGISIETLELNQLLNVGKQLVNDEVGLVVCQKVIHPSLKQYLKENHVIAVDRAGLSLMEPLSQMTGSKPIASVHLLSPSCYGSLKDVRIESFASKHFVHLIPNDTVVCSLILCNRNETAWDELKRTCETAEHVLQLTIKEPLALLGGGCTETHLASYIRHKSCSLSTSTFRDLDCSRTQYQLVADGFCRSLESVACSLNHDEGEILTDMVYGHCWFVPSGFPSVSNWSDLVSKCGCGINGNTENLNWRLLQGQFDSPTIQGCPKELSVKVVDFLTLDCFAAKCSGLQVALETANLILDLSYVIEDQN; from the exons ATGTCTCGTCTTGAAGCTAAAAAGCCTCTGTTATTTATTAGTGAACCTTTAAATAAAGATACAGTTAGTCAGTCACTGTCTCTGCTGACTGGAATATTAAAATCTTGCTATGGTCCTGCTGGTAGACTCAAACAGCTCCACAATGGTGTGGGAGGCTATGTTTGTACAACTTCACAATCTTCAGCTATACTCAGTCGTCTTTCTGTCAGTCATCGTGTGCTGAGTGTTTTGATGGCCTCTGTACAGAACCATATATCCCGCTTCAGTGACTGTGGCTTATTTACTGCcattctgtgctgcagtttgatTGAAAACTTCAAAAGCCTGAATGTTGCACCTTGCATTGTCATTAAAATAAGTAAGCATCTTTTGAGTTTGTGTATGGACTATCTCAAATCTGAGGCCTGTGGTTGCCGAATACGGGTAGATTTTAGCAGCGTTGAGACTCTTCTTTGCTTGGTGCGTAGCATATTGACAAGCAAACCTGCTTGCATGCTTAATAAAACTGAAGTTGATCATCTCTCCACTCtgattttaaaggcttttttatttactgttccATGTCATGTGGAGAGTAATGCTGTTTTAGGAAAATGTGTAATAGTACCTGTGAAAGGTAGAAGAGTTGTGGATTCTGTGGTTCTTCCTGGTCTACTGATAGAAACACCAGAAATTCAATTGGCAAAACCACCTACTGTCAAAAGAACTTGTTCAAACATGATCAGGATAGCTCTTTTCTGTGTGTCCATGTCAGGAGACAGCTTCAACCCTGAAGAAGGAACTATAACAGTCCATCATGGAATTTCTATAGAAACATTAGAGCTGAATCAGTTGCTTAATGTAGGAAAGCAGCTGGTTAATGATGAGGTTGGCCTTGTAGTGTGCCAGAAAGTTATCCATCCATCCTTGAAACagtatctgaaagaaaaccatgTCATCGCTGTGGACAGAGCTGGGCTATCTCTGATGGAACCTCTGAGTCAGATGACAG GTTCAAAGCCTATAGCTTCTGTACATTTGTTGTCTCCTAGTTGTTACGGCAGTTTGAAAGATGTGCGCATTGAGAGTTTtgcttcaaaacattttgtgcaTCTGATTCCTAATGATACAGTTGTCTGCAGCTTGATACTctgtaacagaaatgaaacagcatGGGATGAGTTGAAG CGTACCTGTGAAACTGCAGAACATGTGTTACAGTTAACAATCAAGGAACCTTTGGCATTATTAGGAGGTGGCTGTACAGAAACTCACCTGGCTTCATACATAAGACACAAG agttgtAGTCTGTCCACCAGCACCTTTAGAGATCTAGATTGTTCTCGGACACAATACCAATTGGTTGCTGATGGTTTTTGCCGTTCCCTGGAGTCTGTAGCTTGCTCTCTGAATCATGATGAAGGAGAAATTCTTACAGACATGGTTTATGGACACTGTTGGTTTGTTCCATCAGGATTTCCCTCTGTCTCTAATTGGTCAGATTTAGTTTCAAAATGTGGCTGTGGGATTAATGGTAACACTGAGAATCTCAACTGGAGGCTTTTGCAAGGCCAGTTTGACTCTCCTACTATACAGGGCTGCCCTAAAGAGCTCTCAGTAAAGGTTGTGGACTTTCTGACACTGGACTGTTTTGCTGCGAAGTGTAGTGGCCTACAAGTAGCTCTGGAGACAGCCAATCTGATTTTGGATCTCTCATACGTAATTGAAGATCAAAATTAG